TTTACAAAAACAACAGACCTGCCTACAGGCAGGATTTTGATTCAATTATGGGAAATATACTTGAAACCTTAAATCAAAAAAGAGTTTTGCTTTTAGACGGTGCAATGGGAACGCGACTTCAGGAACAGGGATTGCAATCGGGAGAAGCGCCTGAATTATGGAATATAAAACACCCTGAAATAATTTCCCTGATACACAAAGAATATGTGGGCGCAGGTTCAGATGTTATTCTTACCAATACATTCGGAGGTAATCTAATAAAATTAAAAAAGGCTGGAATTGAAGTATTGTTTAAAGATATAAACTCTGCTGCTGTAAGAATTGCCCGTTCTGCCGAAGCCGATTATGTTTTTGGTGATATTGGACCTACAGGTGAACTACTTGAGCCATATGGAGAATTGAAAACAGAAGATGCCATAGATGTATTTAAAAAGCAGGGAGAGGTTCTTACCCTTGCAGGTGTGGACGGATTTATAATTGAAACTATGATAGATGTTGAAGAGGCTGTATGTGCGGTTAAAGGATTAAAACAGTTTGGACTTCCGATATTTTCATCTATTACATTTCAGAAAACAAAAAAAGGTGAATTTAGAACTCTTATGGGACAAACCCCTCAAGGCGCAGCAGTAAGATTAAAAGATGAGGGCTCTTGTGCGGTTGGAACAAACTGCGGACTCGTAATTGAAGAAATGATAGGTCTTGTAAAACAGATTTCTACATCTGTATCTGTTCCAATTATTGCAGAACCAAATGCAGGGATTCCTAAAATAAAAAACGGAAAAACGGTGTTTGAGCAAACCCCTGCGGATTTTGCATCACATCTTAAAATGCTCATAGATGCGGGAGCAAGCATCATAGGCGGATGTTGCGGAACAACCCCATCATTTATAAAAGCATTAAAGAAAGAATTAGAAATTTCGGTCAAAAAATGAATCCAAAAATAATAATATTTTATACGCCCTGTGGAGCAGGTCATAGAAGGGCTGCTGAGTCAATTGCAGAAGGTTTTAAAAGATCAGGACACCCTGATGAGCGGGTCATAATAAAAAACTCACTTGAATTTGTAAATAAACTTGCAGGAAAATTATATGTAAAAGGTTATGATTTTCTTCTAAAACATGCTCTGTTGTTGTGGGCTTTTTTTTATTCTGTAACAGATGTAAAATTTTCGGCCCCTTTTTTTAAGGTTTTAAGAAGGGTATATAACGAACTAACCTGCAAGGGGTTGGTTAAATTTATAAAAGAGCAATCCCCTGATGTTATAATCTGCACACACTTTCTTCCCGAAGAGATTGTCTGTTCAATGAAAAAAAAGGGGTTGTATGAGAGAAGACTCGTCACCTGTGTTACAGATTTAAGGGTTCATTCATTCTGGATACTTGATGGAGTGGATGATTATGTTGTCGGAGGCGAAGAGGGTAAAAAGGACCTTTTAAGGTGGGGTGTAGAAGAGAAAAAGATAAAAGTTTTTGGTATACCTGTTCATCCTGAATTTTCTAATGATTTAGATAGGCAAAAATTATGCGAAAAATTAGGAATCAAAGACTCTGTGTTTACAATACTTGTTACTGCTGGTGGATTGGGTATAGGACCTGTAAAAAAGATTGTCCAATCTTTAACTATAATTTCTGAGGAACTACAGATCCTTGTTGTTTGTGGAAAAAGTCCAAAACTTTTTAAGGATTTGACTGCATTTGCTAGATCAAGTTTAGAAATATCAGAACCCTCCCCATATGCGATGAATAAAAAAAAGATTTGTATATTTGAGTTTGTAAATAATATGCATGAGATTATGTCTGTAAGCGATATAATAATTTCAAAAGCAGGTGGCTCAACCGTTGCAGAGGCACTTGCAAAACAATTGCCGATTATTATAATAAGGCCTATTCCTGGGCAGGAGATAAAAAATACTGAAGTTCTTGTATCAAACAATGCAGGAATAAGGGCTTATAATGTCCAGCAGGCGATAGAGAGTGTCCGGTTTTTAATGAAAGACAAAGACCACATACTTGAATTAAAGAAAGGAATACAGAAGATAAGGAAGCCCCATTCTGCAATAGATATTTGTAGGCTTGTGTTAAAATAGGGCTTACTGAAAGCCCTGATTACACAGATTTTTGAAAGATTACACCGATAGGGTCTGATGAGTTTTTCAGCAGACCCTAAAATAAATATGGATAAATCAGCAAAAAAAGATTTAATAAATTCTGTAAAAACATATCTTGATTCACACATAATGGCAGGCGTTGGGATGCTTGCAGTTAGAAGGGAAAATATATCAATCCCCTCATATATTTTCACCGCCTCCGATGATTGCCTGGAAGATAGATGGGAAGAACTTTATAAAGAATGTGTGGGTTGCCGTTTATGCGAACTTTCAAAAACAAGAACAAATGTTGTTTTTGGAGAAGGAAATAAAAGTGCAAAGATTGTGTTTATCGGTGAAGCCCCGGGCAGGGACGAAGACTTACAGGCAAAGCCATTTGTGGGAAGGGCAGGGCAACTTCTTACAAGAATGATAGAGGCTATGAACTTAAAAAGGACAGATGTGTATATATGTAATGTTCTTAAATGTAGACCACCTGACAACAGACCCCCGCAGCAGATAGAGATTTCGGTATGCAGAAAATATCTTGAAAAGCAGATAGAGTTGATCTCTCCAAAGGTTATATGTACATTAGGGAGGTATGCAGCACAGACAATACTTGGAACAATAGATGGTATAACCACTTTCAGGGGAAAACAGGGGGTGTATAAAAATATACCTGTTATTCCAACGTATCATCCTGCCTATCTTCTTCGTAATCTTTCTGCAAAACAAGATACATGGGAAGACCTGCAAAAAGTTACAAAAATACTTGAGCAAAATTAGATAAAAACATATAATATGTGTAAAAACAATGATATACAGAGAGGAGGTTCATATGGCAAAAGTGATAGGTATAGACCTTGGTACATCCAATTCTGCAGCAGCGGCAATGGAAGCGGGGCGTCCTACAATTATTCCGAGTGCGGAAGGAACAAGTTTAGGAGGTAAGGCATTCCCCTCATATGTTGCCTTTACGAAAGATGGGCACAGGCTTGTGGGTGAACCAGCCCGTCGTCAGGCAATAATAAACCCGGAAGGAACCGTAATGACTGCAAAAAGAAAGATGGGAACTGACCATAAATATAAGATACACGGTAAGGAATACACTCCACAGCAGATTTCGGCATTTATACTTCAAAAAGTAAAACAGGATGCAGAAGCCTATATCGGGGAGCCCATCACAGAGGCTGTTATTACCTGCCCTGCATACTTTGATGATAACCAGAGAACTGCAACAAAAGATGCAGGAGAGATAGCGGGTTTTAAGGTTCTTCGTGTTATCAATGAGCCGACTGCTGCTTGTCTTGCTTACGGGTTTGAAAAAGAAAAAAAAGAACAGAAAGTACTTGTATTTGATTTTGGTGGAGGAACGCTTGATGTAACGATTATGGAGATGGCAGAAGGTGTATTTGAGGTAAAATCCACAAGCGGAGACACACAGTTGGGAGGCACCGATATGGATAACCGCTTGATTGATTATATTGCGGGGGAGTTTAAAAAAGAGTCAGGCATAGATGTCAGAAACGATAAGATGGCTATACAGAGATTAAGAGAAGCATCTGAAAAGGCAAAGATAGAACTTTCAAGCACAATGACAACGGATATAAATCTTCCGTTTATAACTGCTGATGCCACAGGTCCAAAACATCTTACGATGTCAATCACAAGAAGAAAGATTGAAGATCTTGTAACCCCGATTATAGAAAAATGCAGGCATCCTATTGAACAGGCACTTGGTGATGCAAAACTTGCCTCTGAGGATATAGACAGAATTATTCTTGTAGGAGGACCTACACGGATGCCTGCTGTTCAAAAATTTGTAGAAGACATAGTTGGTAAAAAAATAGAACGTGGGGTTGATCCGATGGAGTGTGTGGCTATTGGTGCCGCAATTCAGGGAGCAGTACTAAAAGGAGAAATAAAAGATGTACTTCTTCTTGATGTAACTCCTCTTTCATTAGGCATAGAAACATTAGGCGGTGTTTCTACAAAACTTATTGAAAGAAACACAACCATACCCACAAAAAAAAGTCAGATATTTTCAACAGCAGCAGATAACCAGACTGCTGTTACAATAAGGGTTCTTCAGGGAGAAAGGTCAATGGCAGACGATAATGTTGAACTTGGAAGGTTTGACCTTATAGGGATTCCTCCCGCTCCAAGAGGGGTTCCCCAGATAGAGGTCACATTTGACATAGATGCAAATGGTATTGTGCATGTTAATGCAAAAGATATGGGAACGGGTAAGGAACAGTCAATCAGGATAACCGCCCCAAAGAAGTTAAGTAAAGAGGAAATAGAAAAAATGGTAAAAGATGCTGAGCGCTTTGTAAAAGAAGATGAAAAAAGAAAAGAAGAGGTTGATGTCAGAAATCAGGCAGACGGGCTTCTTCATACAACTGAGAAGTCATTAAAAGAATACGGGGACAAGGTATCTGCACCTGAAAAGGAAAAAGTAGAACAGAAGATCAATCAACTTAAAAGCACACTGAAAGGCAGAGATATAGAGAAAATAAAAAAGGATATGGATGAACTTGTTCAAGCCTCTCACAGCATTGCAGAACAATTGTATAAGCAGAAGGCGCCTGGCGGGCAACAAGAAGAGAAAGAAGAACCTTCACAAAAAGCAGGTGAAACAAAGAAAGACGAGAATGTTGTAGATGCTGAGTTTAAGGTAGAAGACGAGAAGAAATAGGGTAACAGGTGACTGGTGCTCTGGTGCTCTGGAGACTGGTTTTCCTCGTTGATAGTCTTTTAGTTGCCTCAAGAATGGAGGATTACAGATGCATAATCTAATTGCAATGGTAGGTCAGCAGGGACAGGGGGGTGGAAACATACTCTTATCACTTCTTCCACTTATTATTCTTTTTGCTGTTATGTATTTTCTTATTATTGGACCTCAACGCAGACAGCAGAAAGAACATGAAAAAGTAATTTCATCTCTTTCTAAAAATGATGTGATTATTACAACAGGTGGGCTACACGGGACAGTTATAAATGTGAAAGACAAGACAGTTGTTATAAGGGTTGAGGAAGGGAAGATTGAGGTTGACAAAACCTGTGTTGGAAGGATAACTAAGAAGGGATGAATGGTGTAGTAGATAGTAGGTAGTAGGTAGGAAAAATATCCCTCCTTTTATAAAGGAGGGTTGGGTGGATTATATTTTCCCCGATCTCCTAACTCCTACCTACTAATTCCTGCCTACTATGTTTGTGGGGGTAAAATGGATGTTAAATCAAAGGTTTTGATTACAGTTGCAATACTCGGGTTTTGTGCCTGGCTTTTGCATCCCACTGTAAGATGGTACGGAATGTCTGAGGATGAAAGAGAAGAACTTGACGAAGAGGAAGTTATTAATCTTCAAAAGGGAATAATAAACCTTGGTCTTGATCTTCAGGGTGGGATGGATGTTCTTTTAGAGGTTGATGTAAAAAAACGTCCCGAAGGTATGCCAAAGAGGCAGGCAGTTGAACAGTCAAAAGACATAATTGTAAAAAGGGTTGACCAGCTAGGGCTTTCCGAAACACTTGTTGTAAGAGAGGGTGAACAGTGGATAAGGGTTCAACTGCCAGGGGTAAAGGATACAAAAAGAGCCCTTGAGCTTATAGGTAAAACCGCAATGCTTGAATTTAAGATTGTTGAAGATACTCCTGAACTTGTTTCAAGAGCATTGTCCGGAGATATTCCGTCAGGTTTAGAGGTTCTACCAGGTACGGAAGAAGAAAAAATAGTTGTCCAATCAACCGCTCTTTTGACAGGGGGCGATTTAAAACCTACTGCGAGGGTTGATTTTGGCGGTCAGTTTGGAGAGCCGCATGTAAGTATAGAGTTCACAAGAGTTGGAGCAAGAAAATTTGCAAGGGTTACCGAGCGGAACATAGGCAGACAACTTGCCATTATACTTGATGGGGTTGTCCAGTCTGCACCTGTTATACAGACAGCCATACCGGATGGTAGGGCAATCATAACACATCGTGGAGGGAATATTCAAGATGCAAGCGATACAGCAATAATTTTAAGAGCAGGCGCACTGCCTGTTCCAGTAGATGTAATACAAACAACAATTGTAGGTCCTACACTGGGAATAGATTCTATAAAAAAAGGAATCCTCGCCTGTATTGTGGGTGGACTTGCAGTTATTATTTTTATGGGGATGTACTACAAATTATCAGGTCTTATTGCTGATATAGGGCTTGTGGTCAATATTATTATACTTCTTGCTTCTCTTGCTATGTTAGGTGCAACGCTAACACTTCCCGGTATAGCGGGTATCATACTTACAATTGGCATATCTGTTGATGCAAATGTTCTTATATTTGAAAGGATAAGAGAAGAGCTGACAAGGGGTTTAAGTATAAAGCAGGCTATAAAAACAGGATATAACAAGGCATTTCTTACCATATGTGATTCAAATATTACAACACTCGTAGGAGCAGCTATTATTTATATGTTTGGAGGTGGGCAGATTCAGGGGTTTGCAATAACACTGGGACTTGGTGTTCTTATAAACCTGTATACAGCAGTTGTTGTTACAAAAACAATGTTTGAGATGAGGAAAGAATATAAAGTACTGAGTATTTAGTTAAGGCGAGATTGGTGGCAGGGGAAAAATTGGTTCTTACTCGGCAAGTAAATACTCAGTCAACTGTGTTGCCTGAAATATAAACGGTATTTAGTAAATATTTATTTCAAACTTGCCTGTGCGAGGCAGACACAGGCACGCAAGGCAAATTAAAGGGTAATTGTGACTGATAAAAAAATAATGACTGGTGCTGAAATTTTTGTTCAGATGCTTAAAAAAGAAAATACAGAAGCAATATTTGGCATACCAGGGGGGGTGTTGCTTCCGGTTATGGATGCACTGTATAATTCCGATTTAAGGTTTATTCTTACAAGGCATGAACAGGGTGCAACACATATGGCAGATGGCTATGCAAGAGCAACAGGCAAAACAGGCGTTGTTCTTGTTACATCGGGACCCGGGGCTACCAATACAGTGACAGGTATCGCAACCGCATATATGGATTCTGTTCCAGTGGTTGTTTTTACAGGGCAGGTAACATCAAACCTTATAGGAAACGATGCATTTCAGGAGGCAGATATAACAGGTATCACAAGACCAATAACCAAGCATAATTATCTTGTTAAAGATGTAACAGAACTTGCCAGGGTCATAAAAGAAGCGTTTTATATTGCATCTACCGGAAGGCAGGGACCTGTTCTTGTTGATTTTCCCAAAGATGTTGCAACAGCTAAAACAGAATTTCAGTATCCTGAAAATGTAAGTATAAGAGGATACAAACCCAACTATGAAGGGCATCCGGGGCAGATAAAAAAAGCTGCAAAGATTATATCTGACAGTTGCAGACCGATTATATATGCAGGAGGGGGTGTGATATCTTCAGATGCATCGGAAGATCTGGTAGAGTTTGCAAATAAAATCAAGGCTCCTGTTACAACAACACTTCTTGGGCTGGGGTGCTTTCCCCAGGACCATCCTCTTTCACTTGGAATGATTGGTATGCACGGAGTAGGATGGGCAAACCATGCTATAATGTCAGCAGATCTTATCATAGGAGTTGGTGCGAGATTTGATGACAGAGTTACGGGGAAGGTTGAAACATTTGCTCCCGGGGCAAAGATTATACACATTGATATTGACCCTTCATCCGTAGGTAAAAGCATAAGGGTTGATATCCCTATCGTAGGAGATGCAAAGGGTATATTAAAAGAACTTATTCTGCAGACTGATAAAACAAAGGACACATCCCGGTGGTTAGAAGAAATTAAAAAGTGGAAAATACAGCATCCTCTTCGTTATAAAGAGGGACTGAAGATTAAACCTGAATATGTTATAGAACAGATATGCAAAATTGCAGGACAGAATGCAATAATATGCACAGAAGTCGGACAGAACCAGATGTGGGTGGCCCAGTTTTATAAATTTAAAAAACCAAGAACATTGATATCAAGCGGAGGTCTTGGGACAATGGGATATGGATTTCCAGCAGCCATAGGTGCAAAAGTGGGATGCCCAGACAAGACAGTTTTTGATATTGCCGGGGATGGAAGTTTTCAGATGAATATTCAGGAACTTGCAACCTGTCTTTCATACAACATACCCGTAAAGGTTGCCATACTGAATAACGGTTGTTTAGGTATGGTACGACAGTGGCAGGAGTTATTTTATAATAAGCACTATTACGCATCTATATTCAACAAAAATCCTGATTTTGCTAAGGTTGCAGAGGCATATGGTGCTGTTGGAATGAGAATAACAAAAAAAGAAGATGTACCTTCTGCAATTGAAAAGGCATTGAAAATAGATAATACAGTTGTTATGGATTTTGTAATAGATGAGACTGAAAATGTCTTTCCTATGGTTCCATCTGGAACAGCAATAACAGAGATGATAGAATTAGCATAAAAAATAGTAGGTAGTAGGTAGTAGGTAGGAGATAGGGGAAAATATAATCCACCCAACCCTCCTTTATAAAAGGAGGGATATTTTTCCTACCTACTATCTACTAATTCCTGCCTACTATTTTGGGAGGTATATGCATTGTATATTATCAGTGCTTGTAGAAAACAGAGCTGGGGTGCTTGCAAGGATTTCCGGGCTTTTCAGTGCAAGGGGATTTAATATACAAAGCCTTGCAGTTGGAGAGACAGAGGACCCTACAGTTTCAAAGATGACAATAGTTGTTGCAGGTGATGATAAAATTATAGAGCAGGTCAAAAAGCAGTTAAGAAAGACTATAGATGTTATAAAACTTAAAGACCTTACAAAAGAAGACATCATAGACAGAGAACTTGTTCTTTGTAAGGTGCCTTTGTCCAAGAAAGCAGACCATAAATTCCAGAATACAGTAAAAAAATACAAAGCAGAAACTCTATCTTCTACAAAAGAATATCAGATACTCGGGCTATGCGCAGACTCAAAAGATATTTCTGAGTTTTTAAAATTAATAAAAGAAGACGGCGGTTTTGATATTACAAGAACCGGCAAAATCGCCATCGCAAAACTAATATGAACCTAAAATTCTGTCCATTAATACTTATTTTTTTATTAGGTTGTGCTGCTTCAAAACAGACACTAATTAAAAAAGGAAGTAATGCTCATTATTTGGCATCCTCTATTGAAAGGGTATCCGAAAGTTTTCAGTCTTACTTAAATGAGGATGTATATAGTAAAGAAGAGTATCCAGAAACATTTATCCTTACACCGGAGACAATAAAAGAACTTTCACGATGGCAGTACATACCCCTTGATGCGGAAGCTGGGTTTGAGATCGCAACAGGCCAGTACGAGACAATTGAAAAAACCTTACATAGATTTGGTCTTGAAGGGAAATATGACCCATTGTCAGGGGCAGGGCAATTACACTGGGAGAAACAATTTTAATATGTCTTATCCATACAGAGTAGTTTATGCGAAAAAAGACCTTATGAAGTTTGTGTCTCATTTGGATTTGTTGCGTCTTTTTCAGCGAGCGTCAAGGAGGGCACATATTCCGCTTAAATTGACGAAAGGATTTCATCCTCATCCGAAGATGCAATTTCAAAGAGCACTGAAACTTGGGACTGAAAGCGAAAAAGAGGAATTTGTTTTATATTTAGAGCACGAATTAGAAGCAGAAAAAATAAAGATTCTTTTACAAAATAATCTTCCGCAAGGCATACTTATAAAAGAGGTCTATAAAGCATATGAATAAAAAAATGCTAATAAATGTTGAAAAAAAAGAAATAAGAATTGCCATTATTGAAGACTCTGTTCTTGGGGACTATTATGTAGAAAGAACAGATACAGAAAGGCTTGTTGGAAATATTTATAAGGGTAGGGTTGTTGCTGTTGTAAGTGGGATACAGGCTGCTTTTGTTGATATAGGATTGGAGAAAAATGGGTTTCTCTACATTTCGGATATTACAGAACCACCAAATGAGATTACAGATGAGCTAGAAATAGAAACTCAAGCAAAGAAGCCTTATCAAAAGATAGAAAAGGTTGTCCACAAAGGACAGGAGATAACAGTTCAGATTGTAAAAGAGCCATTAGGCACAAAAGGGGCAAGGCTTACCTCCCAGATTGCTATCCCCGGGCGATTTGTGGTCTTTATGCCGAATACAAAACAGTGCGGTATATCAAGAAGAATATCAGAACCAAAAGAAAGAGAAAGAATAAGAGAGATATTAAAGACCATAAGAGTTCCAGAAGGTGCAGGCGTAATTGTAAGAACAGCTGCCAGTGGATGTTCAAAAAACGATATAATAAGTGATATAAAATATCTTTTAAGTTTGTGGGCTGATGCAAGGACAAAGGCTGTTAAATCCCCTGTTCCTTCTCTTTTATTAGAAGAACAGGATGTTATATCCAGGGTATTGCGGGATATATTTTCAAATGAATTCTCTGAGATATATATAGACTCAAAAGATAAGCATAAGATTATCCTAAAAAATTTTGGAAAAATAATTCCTAATTTGAGGTCAAAGATTAGACTTTACCAAGAAAAAATACATCTTTTTGAAAAATTTTCAGTAGAAGATCGGATAGACAGGATATATCAAAGGTCTGTCCACCTAAAATCAGGCGGGACAATTATTATTGAACCCACCGAAGGGCTTGTTGCCATTGATGTAAATACGGGTAAATTTGTTGGGAAAAAGAGCCTGGAAGAAACCGCATATGCAACAAATCTTGAAGCAGCAAAAGAGATTGCAAGGCAGATAAGGCTAAGAGACATAGGCGGTATAATAGTAATAGACTTTGTAGATATGGACATTCCCGAACACAGAAAGGCTGTGTTTAATGAATTGCAGGATGCGCTAAAAACAGACAGGGCAAGAACAAAGGTCCTTCCTATGTCGGAACTATGTGTGGTTGAGATGACGCGTCAGAGAACAAGAAAGAGCCTTGAAAGTGCATCATACCAGCAGTGCCCTTCCTGTAAAGGCAGGGGACTTGTAAAAACATATCTTACAATCTCTATAGAGATTTTAAGAGATATAAAACAATCTTTACACAGGCATGGTAAAAAATCCTTAGAGGTAAAAGTTCATCCAGATGTATCTTCTTATCTTCTAAATGAAGAAAGGAATTCTGTTAATGCTATGGAAAATGAAAATGGTGTTAAGATTTATATTCGTCCGATTGTCGGGATGGGGACAGAGGAGTATCGGATAAAACAGATATAGGTAAGAAAGATTAATAGGTTAAGAACAATATAAATATCAAATATTAAAAAATTAAATATCCCCTGACAAGTCGGAGGATATTTAATTTGTTTTTCCTGCCTGACTATGTCTTAAGAGGAGGGTAAAAAATGTATGCAGTTGTAGAAGTTGGGGATAAGCAGTATTGTGTGGAACAGGGTTCACAGATAAAGACAGAACTTATTACACCTGAACAGAACGGCAAGTTTACCGTTAAAAATGTTCTTATGATAAAGGATGGTGAAAAGATAAAGATTGGAAGACCATTTGTAGAAGGTTCTTCTGTTGAATGTTCTGTCCTTAAAGAAGTAAAAGGACCAAAGGTTATTGCATTTCAGTATAGAAGACGAAAAGAATCTAAGAGGACAAAGGGACACAGACAGAGATATACTCTGTTGAAGGTGGAAAAAATAGTAGTGTAATGGTCAGTAGATAGTAGGTAGTAGGTAGTAGGTAGGAAAAATATCCCTCCTCTTTATAAAAGGAGGGATATTTTTCCTACCTACTATCTACTAATTCCTGCCTACTATGTTTTTGGAGGATATATGGCACATACAAAAAGTCAGGGTAGTTGTAGAAATGGCAGGGATTCAAACCCAAAATATCTTGGTATAAAGTGTTATGGGGGAGAAACAGTTAAGGCCGGCACCATACTTATCCGTCAGAGAGGCACACACTTTGATGCAGGACAGAATGTAGGGATAGGAAGAGATTTTACTCTTTTTGCAAAATGCGATGGCAAAGTTTTTTTCCCAAAAAACCATGTTGTTGCGATTGTATCATAAAAAGTTATAGGAGAAAGCGTGGCAAAGATAGCCTTTATTGGCGCTGGCAGTTTAGGGTTCACCCGGGGGTTGGTGCGAGATATTCTGACCTTTCCCCTGATGGCCGATGCCACATTGCACTTAATGGACGTTGACAAGGAGCGTCTGGAATTTGCTAAGGATGCGGTCCAGCGCATTGTGGATTTAGGCAAATATCCGGCAAAAGTTAAGGCAACCCTGGACCGCAAAGAGGCAGTTAAGGGAGCAAATGCGGTGTTGTGTACCATCCTATCCGGAGGTGTTCGTGTTTTCCGGCACGACATAGAAATCCCCAAAAAGTACGGTGTGGATATCAATATCGGCGATACCCGGGGAGTTTCGGGTATCTTTAGAGCGCTGAGGACCATTCCGGTGATGGTTGGTATCTGCCGGGATATGGAGAAATATTGTCCGGATGCGATTCTGCTTAATTATACCAATCCCATGGCGATGCTTTGCCGGGCGATGCAAAGAACTTCCAGTATTAAGGTTACCGGTCTGTGCCACAGTGTCCAGGGAACCGCGGAGATGCTGGCGGACTGGATCGGTGCTTCTATGGACCGGATTACCTACCTGTGTGCCGGTATCAACCACCAGTCCTGGTTTATAGAATACAAGAAGGACGGAAAGGATGCCAGACCTTTGATTCGGAAGGCGATACGGAAAAAGGAGATTTATAATGCCGAGCTTGTCCGTAACGAGATGTTTCTCCATTTAGACTATTACGTTACCGAATCCAGCGGTCACAACTCGGAATATAACTGGTGGTTCCGGAAGAGGCCGGATTTGATTGAGAAGTACTGTACGCACGGAACTAACTGGAATCCCGGTGTCTACGCCTACATTCTGCAAGAATACTTAGGAAGGGAAGATACCTGGAAGAAAGAGACAAAGGAGTGGTTAGCAAAGAAAGAACCGATTCCTTTAGAAAGGGGCAAGGAGTATGCCGCCAGCATTATTAACGCCTACTTAGGCGGGGAGATGTACGAATTTAACGGTAACGTGCCGAACAACGGAATCGTTACCAACCTTCCGTACGGTGCCTGCGTTGAGGTGCCGGTGGTTGCCAACAGGCGGGGATTCAATTCCGTTCATGTGGGTGCGCTTCCGCCTCAGTGTGCGGCGCTCAATAACGTCAGTATTGCGGTGGAGGAAATGGCGGTGGAGGCAGCCCTGACCGGTAATAGCCGGTTAGCCTTTCAGGCTATCGCCTATGACCCGCTTACCGCAGCGGTATTGTCGTTAGCGGAGATTAAGAAAATGGTGGCGGAGATGTTGGCTATCAACAGGCCGTACATACCCCAGTTCAAAAGCATAAAAATTTAAGAAAAACCTCTGATAAGTAATATAATTTTATGAGATATGTCACTGCTCAACAAATGAGAGAGATTGACCGTTACACTATTGAAAAGGAGGGCGTTTCGGCATCTGTGTTGATGGAAAACGCTGGCCGAGCCGTGGCAGAAGAGGCAATGAAGATAATAAGAACCGGAACGGTGGCTATTTTTGCCGGGTACGGTAACAATGGTGGAGATGGCCTGGTAACTGCAAGATATATTAAAAGACGAGGTTATAACATTAGGGTATTTTTAGTGGGTAAGAATCGTGTCTTCAGCCCGGAAACAGAAGAACATCACCGGAAGATTTCGAGATTAGGTGTGGTATCTCAAAAGATTGCGACCATTAATGAA
The sequence above is a segment of the bacterium Unc6 genome. Coding sequences within it:
- a CDS encoding 50S ribosomal protein L27; the encoded protein is MAHTKSQGSCRNGRDSNPKYLGIKCYGGETVKAGTILIRQRGTHFDAGQNVGIGRDFTLFAKCDGKVFFPKNHVVAIVS
- a CDS encoding alpha-glucosidase/alpha-galactosidase is translated as MAKIAFIGAGSLGFTRGLVRDILTFPLMADATLHLMDVDKERLEFAKDAVQRIVDLGKYPAKVKATLDRKEAVKGANAVLCTILSGGVRVFRHDIEIPKKYGVDINIGDTRGVSGIFRALRTIPVMVGICRDMEKYCPDAILLNYTNPMAMLCRAMQRTSSIKVTGLCHSVQGTAEMLADWIGASMDRITYLCAGINHQSWFIEYKKDGKDARPLIRKAIRKKEIYNAELVRNEMFLHLDYYVTESSGHNSEYNWWFRKRPDLIEKYCTHGTNWNPGVYAYILQEYLGREDTWKKETKEWLAKKEPIPLERGKEYAASIINAYLGGEMYEFNGNVPNNGIVTNLPYGACVEVPVVANRRGFNSVHVGALPPQCAALNNVSIAVEEMAVEAALTGNSRLAFQAIAYDPLTAAVLSLAEIKKMVAEMLAINRPYIPQFKSIKI
- a CDS encoding NAD(P)H-hydrate epimerase, with product MRYVTAQQMREIDRYTIEKEGVSASVLMENAGRAVAEEAMKIIRTGTVAIFAGYGNNGGDGLVTARYIKRRGYNIRVFLVGKNRVFSPETEEHHRKISRLGVVSQKIATINEIEKNLNKFAPDLIVDAIFGIGIRRYLDEFYVKLIGRINAFSVPVVAVDIPSGLDADTGEPCAGEAVKANVTVTFGYPKIGFKNPEAKYYTGKVVVADIGLILPSSFMVQ